GATAACTAGAAACTAAGATTATTTATTGCCACCATATCTCTCCCTCTTGTTCCCTCCTGCTACTTTAAAGTAGCTCCTAATGAGAATTGGTGAAAGGCAATGTTTGATGAAATAAATGCTCTCCTTCATACTAACATATGGACACTAGTACAAGAAGTGTAGCATAAAATGTTATGGGTTACAAGTGGGTTTACTACATCTTGCAAAAGCTTGATGGTACCATCGATAGGTTTAAAGCCTAATATATTGTGAAGAGTTATCGCCATAGGCCAGGGTAGATTTTAACGATACATTTCCCCTAGTACTCAAGCCTAGTGCACATCATATAGTGTTTTTCATTGCCATACGGCAATTGGATGTGTCTAACACCTTTACAATGGTGACTTTGTAGACATAATATAAATAGAACAACCTCCCGGATTTAATGACTGTGAGAAACAATATCAAGTTTGCAAGTTGAATCATTTTCTCTATGGGCTTCAACAAGTTCCATGTCAATGGCAAGCTAAGTTTAAacaaactttttttttatttaaactttAAGTCTTTTATTGTTGATACAACATTGTTCCATTACAAATCAGGTTTGGTTCATATTATATGCCTTGTGTATATTAATAAAGTCAAAAGACTTAGGAAAGTTAGATTACTTTCTTAATGTTGAGGTCCACCACATGCCCATAAGTTTGCTTCTCACACACAAAAAAATTATATTGGAGACTTGTTTGCTAAGGCCAACATGTCCTTGTGCATTGGTATCACTACTCCAGTATGCACCAAAACTATACTGAGCATTCAAGATTCTAATACAATAATTGATCCTCAGTTGTATTCAAGATTCTAATACAACAATTGATTCTCAAATGAATCATCCTATTATTAAAGGGTTATAATACTTATCCCTCATAAGACTTAATGCTTTGTATGCAGTCCATTATGTTTTGCAGTTTCTTATGCATCAACATAAAATCATTAGGCTGCCATCAAACGAGTCTTTCGCTATACCCAACATTACGGCTTAATGATCAATAAgttttccaataataaaattattgCCTATGTTGATGCTGACTACTCCACAAATCTAGATAACCGTAAATCAATAATAGGGTATGCAGTATACATGGGAGACAATATAATATCATGGTCCAACAAGAAGCAACCCACAAtagctaagtgttcttcataagtTGAGTATCGAGCTATTGGTGTTGCAGCAACTAAACTAATCTGGCTTCAATCACTTTAACATGATATTGGCTTCTCCTTTCCATGTTGTCTCATTCTATGGTGTAACAATATGGGTGCAACTTATCTGTCTACTTATcttattttcattcctaaaccaaGCACATAGAGGTTGAGTTTCATTTTGTTCAAGATTTAGTGTCCAAAAAGCAACTTCAGATCTGCTACATTTCATCAAAGGACTAAATTATAGATTTTTTAACTAAAGTTATTGCCTGTACAAGACAAATCTCCATAAATTAGTTACTTTTAATCTAACCACTCTCAAGTTCAGATTGAGGGGATGAGATAAGGTTAATCTTCTGTTGTAACTAATCCTTTATTGTAACCAACTTCAGATTTGCTACATTTCATCAAAGGACTAAATGGTAGATTTTTTAACTAAAGTTATTGCCTGTACAAGACATATCTCCATAAATTAGTTACTTTCAATATGACCACTCTCAAGTTCAGATTGAGGGGATGTGATAAGGTTAATCTTCTGTTGTAACTAATCCTTTATTGTAACCAACTTATAGCTAACGCTTATCTTTGTAACAACAAACTACATTAACCATATCCTGTACATCTTGTAATCCCTATATATATTCATGTAACATTTGTCATAAAGCAATGCAATAGATATTCTACACGAAGAACCAACACTACTCTAAGCAACTATGAAATACACAACTCCAACCAACTCGAACTCAATTCTCAATTTTGCATATGAGTGGTTGACCAGCTAGGCAACTCTAGACGTCATGCATGTGGTAAATTAATTTTACCTTCAATGGTCAACATGGGCACTCCTTACAATAAGGAGAGCAAACaactgtgaaaaatggtacaTATGCACTAAGAGCACTAAATAAAAGCTCCAAGTTAacttaaataaaaataagaaatagaTGAAGGAAGTTATAGATAGAAGCTCTATTTGAACCATTTAAGAAGGAATGaaagagattaaaaaaaaaaaagctagagtgagagagagagagagagagaaagagaaagagtagATATGAATGGTTATTACCACTAGCAAAAACAAGTGTTGAGAAGGAGAACCAAAATATTGTTCCAATTTGTTGAGATGGTGAGCCTTGGAATTCATTGTTGATCCCTTGTTCTATCACCCACACAATAAAGCCTGTCAAAAGGAAAAATCCAGCACTCGATAGCCAAAGTTCTTTCGTAAGTGGCTTCAAGAAAATCCACATGCCCTTTTCATTTTGTTTTGGAGCTACCATTGCGGAGCCCATATCTGTGAATGGTAATGTGAAGTCAACATATAAGGATCTGTTTGCAGTGATTGTTATATCTCCAACAGCACCATCAATATTCTTCATTTTATCCAAGTTCATGCAACACATAAAACCATGAATCAAAGACTGGAATAAATGACATATAGAgccaaaaagagagagagagagagtgagagagagaaatgAAGGATACCTGTAAATAGACTTGGTCGATAAGATCATTGTATAAGTGAATAGCTGATGATTGTAATTTTGTAACATTGAAGGGTATAAACTCATAATATACATCATAGGGTAGAGTTTGGATGGCAGTCTTAAATATATCAACACAAAAGCCAGTAGCAACAGTTGTATTTGTTTGAGGATCATGATCCACCTTCACCAATTCTTGAAATCCTAACCTTACTGGAACACCTATTCTAAGCTTTTGACTAATTGTTTTCATCACAAAACCTTTAGGAGTGGTAGCAGAACCTCCTGGCCATATAATGTCTTCAAGATCATTAGGATAGCtagcagaagaagaagaataagaagacAAATTACTTCCATTATTTGATAATGAGTATAATTCTCTTGTGATGTTTCCAACAGCATTCCAGTATCCAACTCTTCGCTCTCCTCTTCCTATCACATTCACTATTTCAAATGTATTTAAGACTAGTTTTCCATCCACAAATTGAAAGGCACCGCTTAAACCTTTAAATCTACTCTGCAATATCTCTTTAGTAAGCATCGAACCATATTTAGATGTTGTCAAGTTATACAAATCAATTAGGTTCAATCCCATTTTATTTGGCTTATGGGTGAAAGCAATTTCCCAGTTTACCTTCTCAATTGCTTTTGCTAGAGCCCAAGCAAAATCATATGCCCACAAACTATATGCACTTAAATCCGTCACTTCAATTTCAAGCTGTTGAGCATGGATTTTTCTTCTCCATCTTTTGGTAAAATTTTCAAGCTTCTTGGATGGTGGAATGTAAGACTTGAAACCAATCACTCCTTGCATTGATTCAATCACAGATGAATCCATGGAATGGATAACATTCATGCTCTTTGTGGTCATAATCCAAACATATCCTTCATTCATCATCCCTAAACTTTTGGCAGTTAAGCAAATGCGAGATACAAGAAAATGTGAGGCATGCACCACAAATACTGTAGTTTGTAATTCCTTTAGCTTTTGAAGCTCCTCAATGATGTGATCGTCTTCAGATGTAGTACTAAAGGCATTTTTAAAAGCAATTCGAATGTTTTTTTCATAAAAGAAATCAAAAAAATATAGTATAATATCTCTTACACTATCTGTGTCCTCGTAGATAAGGATCACATCTCTCCACTTGAATGCTTCAATCATAGCAACAATGCCTTTAGCTTGATGAATGTCATCCTCCGTGATTTGGAGGAAGTAAGGGTATTTGGCAAACGATGGAGAAGGACTAGGCGTAGAGAAAGAAATTACTGGGAATTTAGCTTTGTTTCCTAACTCTGCCAAGAGCTTTGCTTCAAGTGATGTTTGTACACCAATGATTGCTCTCACTTTTGTGTTTTTTAGAAGATTGAGAGCTGCATTTTGCAATAAAGGGAGGTTGACTTATAATCATTACACCAATGTCAATGTAATTCTCAGTATGATAGGATCCACATAAACTCAAGATACAACATGTATGATAGGATCTACATGCAAAATAGGTtagattcatatatttgtatattaatattaaattcatGATAGATTGAACTCAGACAAAAATTTTCCATGCGTCTCCTATCCCATATCAAATATTCATAAAATTGTATATAGGTCATGAaataaaggggaaaaaaaaagaacAGAAATGAATTTTTCCcgtttataatttaataatttaaatagtgTATACTAAATTACCTTGTTGATTTGTTAAAAGTTTATAaactgataaaataaataaaataaataacacactaataatatttacaaatgaGCAAGGCATACAACAACGATAATAATTAAATAGATCTCTCTAGCTAGTATTACATTTATGGATATGCcataattaattttcaatatcaattaataagcttaaaactaatgagAGAAATTTACATATGCCTCGTCAGTCTATTGTGTAAGAACTCCTGTCTTATGGACTAAGTCCTCACTCTAATAGAAAAGGCCAAATTATTTTTAGGGAAATTTATTATTTGGTCTTTGAGTTTTGATTAACATTATAAATTGGTCTATGTATTTTGGATACTCACTTTCGTCAAAATCAGagatcatttcattcaatattactgttaatttaagtgaaaagacaaacatacatttattcaattaAGGAAAATTTACTATTTGGCCCTTAGAATTTGATTAATATTATGATTTGTTCCTTCTATATTAGAAACTATATGATTTGATCCCtcacttatgtttctcttcaactAAAATTAATTGTTATCAAACAAATTAATTCTTTTTAGTCTATAAaaagaattcaagaaaaagttttaataagaacaaaattaataagaaagcaaattctaataatttcaacaattattaaatatatagagattaaattgttcaattttcaaaatataaggatCAAGTTGTAATATTgatcaaaattttcttaattgaataatgaatatattatttatttcactTAAACTAATACTAATGGTAATAGTAGACGAAAGGGCCTCTAATTTTGACAAATGCATAAGTAAGgaactaaattttttaatttttaaaatatagaaatcAAATCATAGTATCAATCAAAATCCAATAACCAAATAGTAAGTTACCcttatttttattacaaatttaGAGAGTGCAATTTTCAATTCGAATTCATCCATTTAACTTGAAACGAAATGATAtgtaattcatttaaatttatatttaatttaaatttaaatgacttataaaattaaaattcaatatagTAATGATTTATATGATTCAACTTAAAGATGAACAACTTAAATTTATCCGAtcaattcaaatttaattaaaaaaaatcaaacgaataaaaattattttgaattaatttttttaaaaaacgtaatattttaattaaaataactcAAAGTATGTAAATTGAATCAAAATCAATTTTTTCAtatagcaaactgaagagaagttTAATCAATTCACAACTtaaaataacttgatttaaactaaaaataaaaaggatttaaattcattcaattaaatttatacaGCCTCTAATTATTATACTCTTATTTTTTAGTTAGAAAGTATTTCACCCGAATCAGATATCTTTAAAACTCTGAAATTTTTCAAGTTTAAGAGATGTATTAATAGCTTTTAAatgtaatattaaaataatttaattttttagggtATTGAGAGGGAAATTGTTACTGTTGATATCAAATTTTGATATCCCAAGTCCAACTCTTAATTAATCTTAGCTTTTTTttacaattaattaattattcttagTATTATCTTCAAACTAAGAGACTAAGAGGCCTGGCCCATCTTGGTGTAATCCCAATCCCTCAATTTtctatttaagaaaaaaaaaaaaaacatacctGCTGATAGAGCATACAGAGGTTCTCCTTTCGAATCCTCAATGTGGAGAACAAGTCTTGTCTTATAATGAGTATGTAGACTGTAGAAATCAGAAATTGCCATGGAAATACAGCTGTGTATAATCTTCCCTTCTGGTGATGCCATATCAAGAACCACTCCGACTTGAACCTTGTCCACGAGGCCTTCGTCCAGACTTCCATGGAGCTGCGAAAATGTTTGAAACAGAAAGCTCAAAAGAATTACAGAGGAGAAGATAGTTGCAGCTTTTCTCTTGGTTCCCATATTATCAAATGATCGGTAATTACACACCAAACttcgtgtatatatatatatatatatatatatatatatatatatatatatatatatatatatatatatatatatatatatatattccttagATATTAAAATGTACCAAGTGGCACATTTTAACTTATATGCTTGTGTCAAGAGCCATGCTTAAATTTTTaacatatatatttatttttttatttatattttttatcattaataataatttatatgtaccaattaaatataatttattagatTTATTGTTATCACTATTTAATGTaacttattaataataataaagtgaacTTCTAAcgcacttatttttattatatatatagagagagatagGGTGAACATGCACATAAGGATGTGTACACCTATTTATTTTCCTCTgcattttttagaaaaaaaaaaaaaagcttaataTCTCTTATGCGCATATTCACCCATCTTTCTTATATATATTTCTTAGCAATAATTTGATAATAAAAGATTATATAAAAGGattttaaaatcaaactaaagtattattcattagtttgataatttttttttctaaattataattaatactaTCTAAATAATtaatgctatatatatatatatatatatatatatatatataattatacgaaatcaataaatataaataattaaaaatatatttatataacaataattttaaaatttaaagcctACATATGACTATATCTTTATAATTGATTCATAAGAGATTATCCCAATAAAATTGTGAAAAGTGGTACATTTAAACTTCTAATTCATtgtaacataataataataataatagctagtGATTTAATATTTCTTGTATGCATGTCCATTCATGTTCTTTACATATCTTTTGggcaataaaaaaagaaaagaaatcaatatttttttaTGTGCAAGTATACCTATTCACTTTATACATCTTTTGAGCAATAAtttgataataaaaaattatatgaaaaatTTGAATATCAAATTAAAGTGATAGTCAAATTATTGTGTACCTTAATAAAATCCCTAAAACAACTCTCTATTATTCCTCttatttttaaacttttttttctttcttcttttcaaagttatttttaatttcctttaaataataattgtggtcatttttttcatttaatttcatttttaaagtgagtttttaattataaaaaatatttgttGTTTTCTATTTATTTAAGTATGCCCAAAAAAACTTTCTTttaatgattttaattaaaattacaaacataattcaaatttaaaaatatggaaacttattaataattatgataaaattttaaatgatataAAGTAATTTACTCTAAAGTTTTTTGTTCTTTTTCTCTCCTTTGGCCTTCCAATCTTACTcagctttcttctttcttttctttcaatGTCAATTTCAATAGATGGGTTTGGGCACTACAATAAATTTAGGGATTACAATATTGTtatcaaaataatatataaaataataaataatatatacggTATCATATATAATAGCaccataaattaatataaaaatattattaaaaattttaaaatatgacaTATATATCACttactaataattttaattaataatatattttaaatttttaatagtgtataaaaaactttcttttaatgattttaattaaaattacaaacataattcgaatttaaaaatatggaaacttattaataattatgataaaattttaaatgatataAAGTAATTTACTCTAAAGTTTTTTGTTCTTTTTCTCTCCTTTGGCCTTCCAATCTTACTcagctttcttctttcttttcttccaaTGTCAATTTCAATAGATGGGTTTGGGCACTACaataaatttagggtttacaaTATTGTtatcaaaataatatataaaataataaataatatatacggTATCATATATAATAGCaccataaattaatataaaaatattattaaaaattttaaattatgacaTATATATCACttactaataattttaattaataatatattttaaatttttaatagtgtataaaaaactttcttttaatgattttaattaaaattacaaacataattcaaatttaaaaatatggaaacttattaataattatgataaaattttaaatgatataAAGTAATTTACTCTAAAGTTTTTTGTTCTTTTTCTCTCCTTTGGCCTTCCAATCTTACTcagctttcttctttcttttcttccaaTGTCAATTTCAATAGATGGGTTTGGGCACTACaataaatttagggtttacaaTATTGTtatcaaaataatatataaaataataaataatacatACGGTATCATATATAATAGCAccgtaaattaatataaaaatattattaaaaattttaaattatgacaTATATATCACttactaataattttaattaataatatattttaaatttttaatagtgtataaaaaactttcttttaatgattttaattaaaattgcaaacataattcaaatttaaaaatatggaaacttattaataattatgataaaattttaaatgttaTAAAGTAATTTACTCTAAAGTTTTTTGTTCTTTTTCTCTCCTTTGGCCGTCCAATCTTACTcagctttcttctttcttttcttccaaTGTCAATTTCAATAGATGGGTTTGGGCACTACaataaatttagggtttacaaTATTGTtatcaaaataatatataaaataataaataatatgtaGGGTATCATATATAATAGCaccataaattaatataaaaatattattaaaaattttaaattatgacaTATATATCACttactaataattttaattactaatatattttaaatttttaatagtgtataaaaaactttcttttaatgattttaattaaaattacaaacataattcaaatttaaaaatatggaaacttattaataattatgataaaattttaaatgatataAAGTAATTTACTCTAAAGTTTTTTGTTCTTTTTCTCTCCTTTGGCCTTCCAATCTTACTcagctttcttctttcttttcttccaaTGTCAATTTCAATAGATGGGTTTGGGCACTACaataaatttagggtttacaaTATTGTtatcaaaataatatataaaataataaataatatatacggTATCATATATAATAGCaccataaattaatataaaaatattattaaaaattttaaattatgacaTATATATCACTTACtaataatgtcacgacccaacctatgggccggaccggcactaggacctgggccagactaaagcccccgaggcccgtagtaagcctaactgttcattaacccaactctaaggcccatttgggcccaatatcaagaaaacaaatggacagagtccggccataaaatggactttccaacggagagttttcgactcacccgacctgtaaacataataaatactcaattggggagctcagctcaccctccacatactcatatcctcataaaaataaatgggagctcagctccctcatccagtccatcaaacatgcatataataattttacaggtccacataacaattatattacagacccgaatcaaataaataattctaacacatgcggaaaatctaggagtaaataaaattacacaaatattgaataacaacctgcgaagaagaaaagcaggttaaccacaataaaatcctcttgtagcctgaaaaaatattgaacaggagtgagcgttcgactcagagagtaaaatatcaattttaaccataatctctataactatctaaaactaatgcaccctgtagagtgaaatgcaacatcaacaacattttcacatcataacatcaaaaaggtaatttggagcactcacgcaccctgtagcatcaatcataacatgtgggagctgatcccctatacagctctcttaaatccaacctggtgcccaagaactcaagccgactttcgcttaataaaccaaatcgagggtcccaaataagaactcaagccgtgactacccctcgaaggatcgggtcccagcgaagaactcaagccgtgactacccgtcctatccatagtccacaccacatcacacgcacgccaacgcacgcacactgctccaaattaccacaacaacatccatggcactttaacagttatcaatgcaacataaatcgtgcctagagtttaactacataaatatatgcatataagtgatgcatgggcatgcttgaacatataataatagtgaaattacaattaaaattaatattttactcacagacttgacgacaatcactgtggcggctgggcggaggaagaaggctgtctcggctcacctgacaattacattacaattatttaacacaattgactcaatacaaatcatgaaaagaccaaatacgtcctaagtcgtgccgaaaatccggcagagtctcccctatacctaggacctacccaacctgcaaaagggctcaaaacacacttctatactcacaatccatatatccacaactcaatcacatcacacagcccctcctgggcccatcaaatcaatcatccgtcacaatatgtaaaatttcaatttagtccttataattgaccatttttgcaaaaactgcccaaataagttctaaaaattctaaaactttgccccgcggtccttagcaacatcactaagctattgcaaaaagaatcataattttctaagctaccacgaatattttatggatttttaatcctatttaagcactagaaatttacgaaaaagcaaggttcgggtttacctttgccgattccgacttcggggacgcactcgggacatctgacaatggggggctagccaaaacctcggtccaattcggagacttttccggtaacgggtctgtctggccagaatttcgcagacccggtcaactgtcgaatttccacgaatcgaggatacctacacgaagcccataacacgggggttagtacataaatttttcagaattttct
This sequence is a window from Hevea brasiliensis isolate MT/VB/25A 57/8 chromosome 10, ASM3005281v1, whole genome shotgun sequence. Protein-coding genes within it:
- the LOC110652347 gene encoding glutamate receptor 1.2-like, with amino-acid sequence MASPEGKIIHSCISMAISDFYSLHTHYKTRLVLHIEDSKGEPLYALSAALNLLKNTKVRAIIGVQTSLEAKLLAELGNKAKFPVISFSTPSPSPSFAKYPYFLQITEDDIHQAKGIVAMIEAFKWRDVILIYEDTDSVRDIILYFFDFFYEKNIRIAFKNAFSTTSEDDHIIEELQKLKELQTTVFVVHASHFLVSRICLTAKSLGMMNEGYVWIMTTKSMNVIHSMDSSVIESMQGVIGFKSYIPPSKKLENFTKRWRRKIHAQQLEIEVTDLSAYSLWAYDFAWALAKAIEKPNKMGLNLIDLYNLTTSKYGSMLTKEILQSRFKGLSGAFQFVDGKLVLNTFEIVNVIGRGERRVGYWNAVGNITRELYSLSNNGSNLSSYSSSSASYPNDLEDIIWPGGSATTPKGFVMKTISQKLRIGVPVRLGFQELVKVDHDPQTNTTVATGFCVDIFKTAIQTLPYDVYYEFIPFNVTKLQSSAIHLYNDLIDQVYLQNIDGAVGDITITANRSLYVDFTLPFTDMGSAMVAPKQNEKGMWIFLKPLTKELWLSSAGFFLLTGFIVWVIEQGINNEFQGSPSQQIGTIFWFSFSTLVFASGERLLSNLSKFVVLVWAFVVLIFTSSYTATLTSMMTARQIQLNSKENDIIWYEPISSHAHGDSNLHFENFHPKTFNTEEEFVKALSKGRKNGGVSAIVDRLPYIKLFLAKYPKNYSMVGPIMHTTNGFGFAFRKGSPLVPHISRAIAKLREEGKLAMMENAWLKSHSTLASELEENADNDVKPLTFESFRGLFFISGISSTFALAIFFVLRLHKKWQVVKSYNFHFSDCSLKTIFQKKIVRRVPQTNGWKEACRDQSGRQLWLGDEIFVKKMRHGIVFLFHYKRNQWIQIRKQIPRGDLYDAPLGEISKLPRVYDACHVLSESPEKPLCFRLATGSGNLKLTQSRASGWSHQYPPYHKKPNILHQSFEFEEEKGVGHEEVEDKYENLFNQLLKIQEDQGMKLKEMVAKLDDLETSMKKNELSIKMMNGVYEEEQNTQAGDNGLNYDNASWEFESAEEVEP